cataacgctgctagagggctgcttagtgaaaaagcgaaccgtgtgtgaaccttgggggtgcttaaaccgcacgcagcgcacgatggaactattgagttccaaagtagtcggttaaaggttcccgacggaactatgcggttcttttggaagcacacggtactcgatggaactttgtttacaatttgatagctctactgtcaaatgacggctccgcaaacgacgccatccgtttcgggaagttgtaagtgaaaataaaatggttttaatccgcGTTAAGTTGCATTAAATCAACgtgctggattccaattcgcatctgattcatgcgtacgattaaggatgagggtcctccttatgtactccagtcatcatatccttgcgatcgcgaggttatctgctcctgcaacatagttcgtagcgcatactcttctgtgattaaggctcacaaactacggcaaagttcgtagcatccgccgattgaaagtggtaataagtggcattcgtttgttttgtgttattgtgtaataaaaagtcaacgatacataaaaatatatatacaattattttgcaataatttaataaaaatccgaaataacaattgatacctaaatagacaaaacataaaaagcaatgtacacgaaaatgttaatttttttcattcagaTTGGTATCATTCATATATGCATTTTGTAGGGTgtgacgtaataaaactaaatggccgaattagtaaagtagttGTTCTGCTGTTTCTGAAAACCCCTAGGTTCGAATCTcagaaaatgataattaataaataagaaaaaagaaacataaagccataaatatgaacagctccaccgtgtagtcaggcattcacattttttgacgttttggccgagggctgcttaaaggttgcttaaaagttcgcggaacttcaaggctgattatctactgcaaacgacttatttaaagatcgatctttagcgttgccaaattggctgcttaagcaaatctggctaCTTGGGAGCTTACCAGTAATAGGGTTAACACAATCCACAACAAACTTTACCAAAATCCCAATTCCTGTGTTTAAAGTACTGCTCTGAAAACACTAAGTTAAAATTTGCTTCttgtttaagtttttttttcatggacAGCCTCAGTCAACACCGATATGTTTTATCCTCTCGGTCGAATACCTCAAACGTTAATGTGAGAAGGATAGTGTTCGGTAGCTCGGCTGTGAAGAAATATACCGGGTATAAGGCTgtctccacatgggccgccgcggtaccgcggaaaacgcgtataacttgtatgccacCTCGCCGCGCTCGGCTATCAAATCTCCGCGGAAGGCTGTCAAACGGGCGATCCGCGGAAACGCTGCTTTGTTCAAGATGGACAACTCTTCGGAACAGTAGCCAAGAAGATTTGACAACCGATACAGACAGAGCTGAGCCGAGCCGAAGTTCTGTATTGACAACgaaagttatacgcgttttccgcgattCCGTGGCTGCCGTGGCCCGTGTGGAATCGATCTTTATTCATTTTAAGAATTAATGTATTTGCTTCCAATTTGTTCGCCTCcaaatttattattcttcATTTCAAAAAGTTCTTGCACTGGGAAagataaaacgaaaaaatgtgtatttcacgcatgtttttctattttttgtgaaatatgTATCCATCGCATTCCGAACTTTGATATACGGCCCGACCGTTCTAAcgattcataaaaaaaaccacccaacttttgtttgaacacAGAGGTTACATCACACCTCTTTTTTATATAGCTTGAATTTGGTTCATTGGGTCACGTGTGAATGACAGTTTAATTGTCATACGATGTCGGGGTTTGCTTCGCAAGTTTTTGTTTGGGTGAAATAAGAGCTGTATTATAATCGTTGTGAAATCGAAGTTCTTTTATTCTGAAGTCTTCATCAATCAAATTCTGCAAATTATAAGGGTTTTAGGCATTTGTAAGTATAAGCTTTTATAACAAAAGTAATGTGCTTCGTGAATTTGTCTGTAATTACTTTAGAGTGCTCATCCCTAAGCTGGGTCCTTCTCTGTTCCTTCCTTGCAGATCCTTCCGTGCTAGTAAACGAGAACACTCGCGAAATTACTAATATCATGGGTCAATCTATTAGTTTGTTGCCAAATGTTGCTGCCTCGACTGTGGATTCTCAGAAAAACGCAACCAAGGAAAAACCCAAGTGCAAGGCCTGCTGCGCTTGTCCagaaacgaaaaaagcacGCGATGCTTGGTATTATAATTTGTACAATGTTATGTAACAATATTTATTCTAACGAATTGCTGTACATGTTTTACAGCATAATGGATCAAGGGGAAGAAAACTGCAGCGAGATGatagaaaaacataaacaatgcATGCGAGACATGGGCTTCAACATTTAATGCATCCTGTAAGGAGGAAAGCAAGATGCATAATTGgcgatttattatttgtttccttgtttgtttcctacgcaaaaacaaataaccatacatttgtttgcacacttaataatgtaaattaaaacaatataagCTTATAATTCATCATTAAAAAGATGTAATAGTTGTCTGTTCTTATTCTGTTGTAAATAAGTATTTTAACATTAAAATTCCCTGATTTTATCAATCTAGAGAAAAaggattgatttttttcctttgtcaATTCAAGAAAAATCATACCAACTCAAAGAATTTGTCTGCGGCAGCAAGAACATAATGACAAGTATCATAGATTCAAAATGGGGTTAGATCTCGTTAAATAATAagaatgtattatttatttatgagaTTATTCCTTTTCGTTGATACGCTTTAAGGTAGCGGCCGTTCTTTATGAATAAAAAGCTCTAAAGGTGATTAGGTTATAGTTTCTCTATTAATGGAGATTATTTGTTATTACATGTGGTATAGTTTTGCTTCGGCAATACTAAAAATAAAGACTTTATTATAAACAATTAGAATGCAACCTCACTCATTTGCAATCCACCCCAGTGCAATATCTGTATAGATTAATTCATTCTTGCATTACGTATATTGAATTgagcattatttttttatttagttagAACGACCAAgcccgtatcgacttatttttaccacttagccggatagtcagttcttGCCAGTCCGGGAGGGACCGGcatcgctaccaatacactgTGGCGAACCGACCACAACTCCTAGACGCATCAGAGTACCTTCGCAGGAACTCAACAACAGTTAACAGTAACAAATAGAGAACAGTCGCAAtccccaacaacaacagcaattccTTGAATACAGTTCCTCGCCCTTGCAAGCGCAACTGCGCAAGCAGTTGCACTGGAAACAATGCAAGGGATTGTATTCAcggatacaacacacacacacatccacacacgtGCAGCGTTAGCAGTCTGCACAACCGCAGCGTGGATCAAACAGCCAACGCGGAAAGTTCTGCTCCTTCGGTTGCGAGGATTTATAAAGTTCCATAATAAAGatcaaaaaaacatttgtcGGCCACAGCATTGGCTACAACACCACCGGACCGCGCCCAATTAATCATGCTTtgtaatatataatatatattcaTATATAGGCTCTAGACCTGTAATCCTCTTACGCAGCAATACGACGGCTATCGTCAAACTAAAATGAAATGAGTGAACGAAAATAGGTGAAGATATTTTTATTGAAAGAATTGGTAGTGCCCTGGATACAATGTACCTGATACATGTAGAATAGGAAATTAGACTGTACATTTATGCTATCCTACAAAAAATCAAGCTTTAGCAATATAAAGAGGAATCACAACAATGCCTGAATCTAAACAAAAATCAGTTATTATTCAAAAGGTATATGTTGCAAATAGGTACATTCGCAACGTATACAGCATGTCCAGCTACTGTATGCGTGTACTGTAGGATTGCTGTCCGCAGTACATTTTCTGTTCAAAACCGTTTCTCATCTCATCGTTCAATAGACCTTGATCCATCGCTATGTACACTGAACACACAGCATTGTgttaaggagcgtccagactgtagaccataacagttatacgtaaccaaattttgttatgttatacttcccagcatgcaaaagacagccggacgggctaacattgtcgatttacgctacaCAGTTCAaaagtgcacgtgtttttaaggtgtttttactgcattatggtcagcatttttatcttatatgactttaagaagattttaactaattttacaaacacgttttattaacattcagacgatttttcaacattttgcaagttttagcccaccttcgggggcactgctattgttgatgttggtaccttgggcagcatattggttgtcacaccttcaccaagaagaagaacaagaagctcacgtaaacaacatgaGAGAAGCCGCTGCAGAAGCGAACCAGTTTTTTctgcaattgtgtgaaatacaGTTGTTTCCATGCAGAAAATAACAgtgaggagtcttctgcaGCTTCTACCCTTGCGAATAAAGCGTCATTCGCTTCTGTATCACTACCATGTTCGTGCAACTGGTtccaccgtcatgatcatgctgccggcagaaccaaaggaatgaaagaaatttatgtcgtatgaatgtgcttttttactATGCTACAGGTTCATCCTGTACCCGAAGAGGTCCTTAAACACGTAAATGACCCTgttacatcgcacaacagctccagtgccatctTGCAGTGGTTAAAAcgggttacaattttcttcagcGATACCGACCActgaatgtgcatgtgatattctGCGTCATAAAAGAGACATTATAATCGCACGAATGGTTTGCAAGCAGAGTTCTTGCTACATAATATTTGCTCTTATAATGTATTTacaatagtttacgctacgatcacacgaaaacaagacgagacaaactcatgacggtaatgatgatgctgttccactggaatcagtggctgaaaatgaatgttaaatacagactatttataccgccattcaattcaggaaatacttttcgctgaggccgaggcttcaacgaaaccaaaatacataccgactttttactgcaccatcaatttggtgcatctagcgcaaattcatgacgaagacatacaccgcagtgcatatttcgcttgactccatcatgggtgcttttatagccctatattagcccccaattcaacacagacgtaaaagacaaatacataacacattagagattcaaacacatacaatacgagttcgattctaaatatagacagtaaaatgattgggggatgcatagaagaaaaaaaagaactggtagggaatggtgggagaggggcaggatggaaccgaaaattttgtttttggcagcgttgccaattttttggctactgcaaatgtcaaaacctgccttaaccatcgttattcgggcgcccgacggtaccaatttcgggcgccctgcgggagcattttcgggcgccctttcgtgtgatggagcgtccagactgtagaccataacagttatacgtaacaaaattttgttatgttaaggagcgtccagactgtagaccataacagttatacgtaacaaaattttgttatgttatacttgttacgcgtaacaaaaccagaatagcgaaatgttgaatccgtaccgtaacatatgctcgaatttagcaagttcgagttgttttgcaacggaaaccatttttaaacattggcgGTTGATCTAAGCACTGAActaaactttttcccatggCCTTTGTGCgaaataatgtatttcagcaataaaatagattcttgttacgctacgcgggggattttgcgtccacacttgttacggtccgttcagtgttgccaaatcatcctaaaacgcaattttatgtcaatttggttgccagaaacgccgattttctgctcgaaaaccattcgagcgtatgttacgcttacagtctggacgctcctttagATCCCGCTGCTACCCGAGTAGTCCTGGCGGATTTATTCGCTTATAACTTTTTTTCTCCGAATCGTAGCGATTCAAAACTtgataaatatattaaattcaCGGTAGTTTTCAATGAAATATAGGTGaggcatttgttaaaaattatttaatcggATATGAAAACGGATTTGAGGTGAGGGGATATATCAATAGCAATGTAAACTAGAAGAGctcatttatttttgttctgaACATTGCATCGATATTGATTTACGTTTTCAAAAGTTAGAAGCTTCCAaactttcgttttttgttatcCAGTGACAGGGTTACCGACCTTTTTATTATGTATACCTTGAACTATATGTATACCTTGTCACATCTCGACATTATTTGTTTAGCTTGGTCGTAGATTCATTGGGTCCGGAATTTATCTGTCATGATCTGATTGAGGAAAATAATACATGTGCGTGATATATTCAATATGTATCGAAGtgttttaaaatcaaacatattTCGAAGTAGGCTAATACCTATTGCTAGGCATTTTCAATTGAATAGCATTGTCCAATGTAATACTATTGTTTCGGCGAAAATATCCAGCTCAGACGAAGTGTACAGAGAATGGAAAGACAAAATTGTGTACAGTTCGTTCATAGAGAACAGCACTTTAAAACTGGGTTACAAGCAAAATAAGATTATGGAGTCtaaactaaaagaaatgcaaaataGAAACATAAGGAAATCTTGTGAGATCAAACCTTTTTCCGTAGCTATGAAGCagttacaaacaaaagaatTTAATGAATTGTTTGACGATGGAAAGATATCGTTGGAAAATGCTGAAAATGCATCTGTCTTTCATATGCCTTACAAACAAATCGGCCTAAAAGTGCAAAAGCAGGATGAGTTAGCTGATGAAAACAATGATAAACTATTTACTGGAGAATGGATGTCTGATTATGAATATTACGATGAACATGACCAGGATGCTCGATCGCTTTATGGGACACCCGATCGTACTATACCATCTGCGAAAGTACCATGTGGAGGATGTGGTGCATTGCTACATTGTATCGAACCCAACATTCCTGGCTATTTACCGAGTGAATTATTTAAAGGAAAATCAAACGAACAATTGTTGGTAAGAATGTTACAAATGCACTATTATAATCAGCTTACCGTTTTTTAATGCTATGATTTTTTAACACATATCTTTTACACAGACTACCATATGCCAAAGGTGccattttttgaaaaattataaTGTTGCGATAAACGTGACGGTTTCTGCTGATGATTACATCGAAATGCTATCTActatgaaaacagaaaaggctCTAGCTATTCTCTTGGTCGATATTTTGGATTTCCCCTGTTCAATATGGCCTGGACTAGCCGAAATATTAGGACCTCAAAGACCCATAATTGTTGTAGGGAATAAAATCGACCTTTTGCCGCAGGATTCTTCCGGTTACCTAGAAAACGTACGACACTGTTTGACCAAAAGCATCATCGAATCGGGGTTTTCCAGGAACAATATTAAGAACGTAGCGCTCGTATCAGCCAGCACTGGATACGGTGTGGAAGAATTAATCACGAAAATTCACAACGTCTGGGGTACACGCGGAGATGTGTATTTAGTTGGCTGTACGAATGTGGGCAAAAGCACTCTTTTCAATGCTCTGCTTCGGTCAGACCTGTGCAAGGTTCAAGCGACAGATTTAATTCAAAGAGCCACCGCAAGTCCATGGCCAGGCACAACTATACGTATGCTT
This window of the Anopheles moucheti chromosome X, idAnoMoucSN_F20_07, whole genome shotgun sequence genome carries:
- the LOC128306839 gene encoding nitric oxide-associated protein 1; translated protein: MYRSVLKSNIFRSRLIPIARHFQLNSIVQCNTIVSAKISSSDEVYREWKDKIVYSSFIENSTLKLGYKQNKIMESKLKEMQNRNIRKSCEIKPFSVAMKQLQTKEFNELFDDGKISLENAENASVFHMPYKQIGLKVQKQDELADENNDKLFTGEWMSDYEYYDEHDQDARSLYGTPDRTIPSAKVPCGGCGALLHCIEPNIPGYLPSELFKGKSNEQLLTTICQRCHFLKNYNVAINVTVSADDYIEMLSTMKTEKALAILLVDILDFPCSIWPGLAEILGPQRPIIVVGNKIDLLPQDSSGYLENVRHCLTKSIIESGFSRNNIKNVALVSASTGYGVEELITKIHNVWGTRGDVYLVGCTNVGKSTLFNALLRSDLCKVQATDLIQRATASPWPGTTIRMLKFPIMRPSDYRLYLRTNRLKQEQYIQRANQRLRREQSKASKDVKHPTLLGHIGRTFVREQEEAFDHFSLRQSSGGPTPILTLNEKNEKYINSKWCYDTPGVVQPDQILDLLTTEEILLTIPKQMIRPRVYLLKKGMTLFVGGLGRIDFLDGPDFIRLILYASHTLPTVICNTSDACTLYKALLGTQLLGVPFGTAVRLAKFPSLESGPNILVHGTLEKHTTVVDILLSSAGWVGVNLPKHDEAIFRAWTPSKRGIYVRQPALLPNGLALRGKRIRGSLAYRLGEVFKPR